Proteins encoded within one genomic window of Granulicella pectinivorans:
- a CDS encoding RNA polymerase sigma factor — protein sequence MALAIGEFSLGWFGREETQDQPDIAGLVRDFNGLLYRVAYSVVRNPSEAEDVVQETFLRVIEHRGKLAGIREMKPWLVRICWNLALDRKRRIRPDQMDDAAAAELVSRDLGAEAQIAIARDVAMVLKALDKLPAAEKACLLLCAVEELTTAEVAVVLGKSESSVRSLIFRARTHLKQRLGGAI from the coding sequence ATGGCGCTGGCGATCGGGGAATTCAGCTTGGGATGGTTCGGACGGGAGGAGACGCAGGACCAGCCGGACATCGCCGGACTCGTCCGCGACTTCAACGGCCTGCTCTATCGCGTCGCTTACTCCGTCGTCCGCAACCCAAGCGAGGCCGAAGACGTCGTGCAGGAGACCTTCCTGCGCGTCATCGAGCACCGTGGAAAGCTGGCCGGTATCCGTGAGATGAAGCCATGGCTCGTACGCATCTGCTGGAACCTCGCGTTAGACCGCAAGCGGCGCATCCGGCCGGATCAGATGGACGATGCCGCAGCGGCAGAGCTCGTCTCACGTGACCTGGGCGCGGAGGCTCAGATCGCGATCGCCCGCGATGTAGCCATGGTCCTGAAGGCACTCGACAAGCTGCCCGCCGCCGAGAAGGCCTGTCTGCTGTTGTGCGCGGTCGAAGAGTTGACCACGGCGGAGGTAGCCGTGGTGCTGGGCAAGAGTGAATCCAGTGTGCGCTCGCTGATCTTCCGGGCGAGAACCCACTTGAAGCAGCGGTTAGGAGGTGCGATATGA